The Acropora palmata chromosome 10, jaAcrPala1.3, whole genome shotgun sequence genome contains a region encoding:
- the LOC141894729 gene encoding uncharacterized protein LOC141894729, translated as MESFLFIILANFLLAESRVFLGQKDKWIRSFAEPRKMFIPSSQQCSSNDDCRADECCFELTGSCFEKYRRGQSCSPNTSCSCADGLSCEVFMKFGSEEFYRCMKKEEYRD; from the exons ATGGAATCTTTTCTCTTCATCATTTTGGCAAATTTTCTTCTCGCAGAGAGCCGTGTATTTTTGGGTCAAAAGGATAAATGGATCCGAAGTTTTGCAGAACCAAGGAAAATGTTTATTCCTTCGTCTCAG CAATGCAGCTCAAATGACGACTGCAGAGCGGACGAATGCTGCTTCGAGTTGACAGgaagttgttttgaaaagtacAGAAGAGGCCAGTCTTGTTCACCAAAC ACTTCCTGTTCGTGTGCAGATGGTCTTTCCTGTGAGGTTTTCATGAAATTTGGATCCGAAGAGTTTTATCGCTGTATGAAAAAAGAAGAGTACAGAGATTGA
- the LOC141894728 gene encoding uncharacterized protein LOC141894728, with protein sequence MRVTYVLGISLALAFLVESLPGENFVEDEEFKNDPRHHTKRCKTDADCVTGVECCSGYFRPKCKPLRTEGQYCMRQSLLCSQKCQNGLECKKKGFWSLYKCTAKPAPPTEEPGSGDMNI encoded by the exons ATGAGAGTCACTTACGTTTTGGGAATTTCCTTGGCGTTGGCTTTTCTTGTTGAATCCCTTCCAGGCGAAAATTTCGTCGAAGATGAAGAGTTTAAAAACGATCCAAGACATCATACTAAAAGG TGCAAGACTGATGCAGACTGTGTCACGGGTGTAGAATGCTGCTCGGGATATTTTCGTCCCAAATGCAAACCCCTGAGGACAGAGGGGCAGTATTGCATGCGACAAAGT TTGCTTTGCTCCCAAAAATGTCAGAATGGACTGGAGTGCAAGAAAAAGGGATTTTGGAGCTTGTACAAATGCACAGCTAAGCCAGCTCCACCAACAGAAGAACCAGGATCTGGAGACATGAACATCTGA